From the Meleagris gallopavo isolate NT-WF06-2002-E0010 breed Aviagen turkey brand Nicholas breeding stock chromosome 17, Turkey_5.1, whole genome shotgun sequence genome, one window contains:
- the MTMR3 gene encoding myotubularin-related protein 3 isoform X5: protein MDEETQHSLECIQANQIFPRKQLIREDENLQVPFIELHGESTEYVGRAEDAIIALSNYRLHIKFKESVVNVPLQLIESVECRDIFQLHLTCKDCKVIRCQFSTFEQCQDWLKRLNNAIRPPSKIEDLFSFAYHAWCMEVYASEKEQHGDLCRPGEHVTSRFKNEVERMGFDMNNAWRISNINEKYKLCGSYPQEIIVPAWITDKELESVASFRSWKRIPAVVYRHQSNGAVISRCGQPEVSWWGWRNADDEHLVQSVAKACASDSRSNSNKLMNGNCSRDFSNGGDLSDVEFDSSISNASGAESLAIQPQKLLILDARSYAAAVANRAKGGGCECPEYYPNCEVVFMGMANIHSIRKSFQSLRLLCTQMPDPGNWLSALESTKWLQHLSVLLKSALLVVHAVDRDQRPVLVHCSDGWDRTPQIVALAKLLLDPYYRTTEGFQVLVEMEWLDFGHKFADRCGHGENSDDLNERCPVFLQWLDCVHQLQRQFPCSFEFNEAFLVKLVQHTYSCLFGTFLCNNAKERGEKHTQERTCSVWSLLRAANKAFKNLLYSSQSESVLYPVCHVRNLMLWSAVYLPCSSPSTPADDTCAPYPVPGSSPEDQPLGRLPKTRSFDNLTTACDSSVPPSNRRSSDPSLNEKWQEHRRSLELSSLGNPGDDPFDGDGLSKQGRALMGAELSVAAGVAEGQMENILQEATKEDVILEEHLRGSLETAGKGDEVALDKEKRTENLRGYVSELCEKAEDKGMVMNNPCPLSQGACELKGHQEEHTDLSNTIQKLPQVKGLQTVPLESFVNRDAQKNVEEGVGKPEGEGESLHSVSHAGLLLPLTSLQEVRTSNIESSTETLTENEAKQELIPRGPCHRAHLMDNSADELSRITENRPEGESVIELQKLGTKAHRTSGSGSTHVPMPSPCALPLAECKDEVVCNGELEPENKMTEKPAGLGIVQKYQATNGHCVNGEDGRMKISLSRQVSAASCSSAQFHLRNLHHKWMMTHLGKQQAAGSPDQPARSHLDDDGMPVYTDVIQQRLRQIETGHQQEVETLKKQLQELKSRLESQFLNSSLRLNGDYGDEVTSIPDSESNLDQNCLSRCSTEIFSEASWEQVDKQDTEVTRWLPDHLAAHCYGCDSAFWLASRKHHCRDTERVDQIWNCGNVFCSSCCNQKVPVPSQQLFEPSRVCKSCYSSLHPSSASLDLELDKPITATSN from the exons CAGTTTTCTACTTTTGAGCAGTGTCAAGATTGGCTTAAGCGTCTGAACAATGCCATCCGCCCTCCTTCCAAGATAGAAGACCTTTTCTCATTTGCCTACCACGCCTGGTGTATGGAGGTGTATGCTAGTGAAAAGGAGCAGCACGGGGACTTGTGTCGGCCAG GAGAACATGTAACTTCAAGGTTTAAAAATGAAGTGGAGAGGATGGGTTTTGATATGAACAATGCCTGGAGAATTTCCAACATCAATGAAAAGTACAA gcTCTGCGGTAGCTACCCCCAGGAAATTATAGTTCCTGCCTGGATCACGGATAAAGAGCTGGAGAGCGTGGCAAGCTTTCGGTCTTGGAAGCGCATCCCTGCTGTTGTGTACAG GCACCAGAGCAATGGAGCAGTCATTTCCCGCTGTGGACAACCTGAGGTCAGTTGGTGGGGCTGGAGGAATGCAGATGATGAGCACCTTGTCCAGTCTGTAGCCAAAGCCTGTGCCTCAGATTCAAGGTCCAACAGTAACAAACTAATGAATGGAAATTGTTCAAGAGATTTCTCCAATGGAGGAGACCTCTCTGATGTGGAATTCG ATTCCTCAATCTCTAACGCCTCGGGAGCAGAGAGTTTGGCAATACAGCCTCAGAAGCTTTTGATCTTAGATGCACGGTCctatgcagcagctgtggctaACAGAGCCAAGGGTGGAGGCTGTGAGTGCCCAG AGTATTATCCAAACTGTGAAGTAGTGTTCATGGGAATGGCAAACATTCATTCCATCCGGAAGAGCTTTCAGTCCCTGCGTCTGCTCTGCACGCAGATGCCAGACCCAGGAAA ttGGTTGTCAGCTCTGGAGAGCACCAAATGGCTGCAGCACTTGTCTGTGCTTCTGAAATCTGCACTGCTTGTGGTTCATGCTGTGGACCGAGACCAGCGACCTGTCTTGGTGCACTGCTCGGACGGCTGGGACCGAACCCCCCAGATTGTGGCTCTGGCCAAACTGCTGCTAGATCCCTACTACAGGACCACAGAG GGTTTCCAGGTGCTGGTGGAGATGGAGTGGCTGGATTTTGGCCACAAGTTTGCCGATCGCTGTGGCCATGGTGAGAATTCGGATGACCTCAATGAGCGCTGCCCGGTGTTTTTGCAGTGGCTGGACTGCGTCCATCAGCTCCAGAGGCAGTTCCCCTGCTCTTTCGAGTTTAACGAAGCATTCCTT GTCAAATTGGTGCAGCACACCTACTCTTGCCTCTTTGGTACATTCCTGTGCAACAATGcgaaagaaagaggagaaaaacacacTCAGGAACGGACCTGTTCTGTCTGGTCTTTGCTGCGGGCAGCAAACAAAGCCTTCAAGAACCTGCTCTACTCCTCCCAGTCAGAATCT gTGCTGTACCCAGTGTGCCATGTGCGTAATTTAATGCTCTGGAGTGCTGTTTACCTGCCCTGTTCTTCCCCCTCTACGCCTGCTGATGACACCTGTGCCCCATACCCTGTTCCAGGCTCTAGCCCTGAAGATCAGCCCCTGGGCAG GTTACCAAAGACAAGATCCTTTGACAATCTGACGACAGCCTGTGACAGCAGTGTGCCTCCAAGCAACCGGCGTAGCAGTGACCCCAGCCTGAACGAGAAGTGGCAGGAGCACCGCAGGTCCCTGGAGCTGAGCAGCCTTGGGAACCCTGGGGATGATCCGTTTGATGGGGATGGCCTGAGCAAGCAGGGCAGAGCTCTGATGGGAGCAGAGCTTTCTGTAGCAGCCGGTGTGGCGGAGGGGCAGATGGAGAACATTTTGCAGGAGGCCACTAAAGAGGATGTCATTCTGGAGGAGCACTTGAGGGGCAGCCTAGAGACTGCAGGTAAAGGGGATGAGGTTGCCTTGGACAAGGAGAAGAGAACTGAAAATCTACGTGGCTATGTCAGTGAGCTGTGCGAAAAGGCTGAGGATAAAGGTATGGTAATGAACAATCCATGTCCGCTTTCACAAGGTGCTTGTGAGCTTAAAGGACACCAGGAGGAGCACACTGATCTCAGTAACACTATCCAGAAGTTACCTCAGGTGAAAGGACTACAGACTGTTCCTTTGGAGAGTTTTGTAAATAGAGACGCTCAAAAGAATGTGGAGGAAGGTGTGGGCAAGcctgaaggagaaggagagagccTGCACAGCGTATCACATGCCGGCCTTCTGTTACCTCTGACAAGCCTGCAGGAGGTGAGAACATCCAACATCGAGAGTTCTACAGAGACCTTAACAGAGAATGAAGCAAAGCAAGAGCTGATTCCCAGGGGCCCGTGCCACAGAGCCCATCTGATGGACAACAGTGCTGACGAGCTCTCGCGAATTACTGAAAACAGGCCAGAGGGGGAGAGCGTGATAGAACTTCAGAAACTGGGCACAaaagcacacaggacttctgGTAGCGGCAGCACCCACGTCCCAATGCCTTCCCCCTGTGCCTTGCCTTTAGCTGAATGTAAAGATGAGGTGGTGTGTAACGGAGAGCTGGAGCCTGAGAACAAGATGACAGAGaagcctgcagggctgggcatCGTGCAGAAATACCAGGCGACAAACGGGCACTGTGTGAACGGGGAGGATGGGAGGATGAAGATCTCCCTGAGCCGGCAGGTCTCCGCAGCGAGCTGCAGCTCCGCGCAGTTCCACCTGAGGAACCTGCACCACAAATGGATGATGACTCATCTCGGGAAGCAGCAGGCGGCCGGCAGCCCAGACCAACCTGCCAGGAGCCACCTGGATGATGATGGGATGCCCGTCTACACCGATGTCATCCAGCAGCGCCTGCGCCAGATTGAAACTGGGCATCAGCAGGAGGTGGAGACCTTGAAGAAGCAGCTTCAGGAGCTGAAAAGCCGGCTGGAGAGCCAGTTCCTGAACAGCTCTTTGCGTCTCAACGGTGATTACGGAGACGAAGTG ACTTCTATACCCGACTCGGAAAGCAATCTGGATCAGAACTGCTTGTCTCgctgcagcacagagatttTCTCTGAAGCCAGCTGGGAGCAGGTGGACAAACAGGACACAGAG gTGACACGATGGCTGCCCGACCACCTGGCCGCTCACTGCTATGGCTGTGACAGCGCGTTCTGGCTCGCCAGCAGGAAGCACCACTGCAG GGACACTGAACGAGTTGATCAGATCTG GAATTGCGGAAACGTgttctgctccagctgctgtaACCAGAAGGTGCCAGttcccagccagcagctctttgAGCCCAGCAGAGTCTGCAAATCGTGCTACAGCAGCTTGCACCCGAGCAGCGCCAGCCTTGATCTTGAACTGGACAAACCCATCACTGCCACATCAAACTAA